The sequence below is a genomic window from Salminus brasiliensis chromosome 6, fSalBra1.hap2, whole genome shotgun sequence.
cttcagatagccgtaagaaaatgaccccctaaagacgcgcgagggtctataaatgtttgtgatccatcccgagataaagaacagtgagattgaaaaatgttaatatgttattgcagcagcaataatgatatgtagctcgtttattcattcatttctgtgacttaatttagttagaatttctataaagaaatgatataaaaatagaaaaagacagataaagcccacaaacagatgaccctctgtgtctgacataagcagcagaaggactgacggtacagcgtggtttactgtaaataaagacgtgaccccgacgtgatttgaacacgcaaccttctgatctggagtcagacgcgctaccgttgcgccacgaggtcattagacgcccacattattgtgtatgtgtgtgtttgtctggtcagagctctcagcagccttcatttcagaggctatgtccgctttcatcagacatcgcaatcgtcagatggccaaaacatctcgattggtagagcccggatagctcagtcggtagagcatcaggcttttaatctgagggtccatggttcaagtccctgttcgggcgatgctttagctccttcggtctcccagtgaaatcaagctactagaagacgcattaattagagAACCCAGCGGGCAGACAaggccttttagcctaataataaataactcagtatcgttgtgtcacatgactaacataagaccttagttgatcacctcaacaagtcagcaagtgtctccacaaaactgccatttcacacagaaccatgagtaaaccatcttcatctcagccctcctgaaaacaagctccaaccagcatgaattgtaagttggtttaaagtggtctggctctgtctgaccagcattccagtcttcaaaattcaactaatactagtctggtgtgcaggtaaccatcaaaggtcaactttcattgcagaatataaagaataacaaacaaacaaacaaaacagaaaaaacagcaacgccgtaccatgctgtgttttcagccagcaacacaaatactgagtagtgtcctgagagttgggctcgagctcgttttctacagcatgatcttttactctagcacactcttcctcagctcatcttcttcttaatcttcttctctctttctttcgctcgctcgcacgcgcgcactctcaccctctctgccgttttttcgcatttaagcacgcactccctccttgctcgcttgcgcgtgcgctttccgtccatgcatggtataggtcgctgtatggagaggcatgatttacatttacatttatggcatttagcagacgctcttatccagagcgacttacaaagtgctttgctatttacccaagaaaacctcagctagttagaatagactaatacaaaagatacctccaagcttagacattactaaacacaatacaataaggcaaccatagaactattcgtccaagtactctctgaagaggtgggtcttcagtctgcgtttgaagacagcgagcgactcggccgttcggacatccaggggcagctcgttccaccactttggtgccaggacagaaaaaagcctggacgcttgtcttccgcggattttgagggatggtgggtcgagccgagccgtacttgaagctcgaagggctcttggtgcggatcggcttttgaccattgccatcagatacggaggggctggtccgttcttggctttgtaggccagcgtcagggttttaaatctgatgcgggcagctacaggaagccagtggagagaacgcagcagtggagtgacatggctgaatttagggacattgaagacgacccgtgccgctgcattctggatgagttgcaggggcctgatggtgcgcagagggagaccagccagaagagagttgcagtagtcaagtctggaagtgacgagagactgaacaagcacctgggtggcctctctagagaggaagggtcgaattctccggatgttgtacagaagaaatctgcaggaccgagttacgtttgcaacatgacttgagaacgataactgatcatccatcactacaccaaggcttcgggcttcagtagagggagtgaccagtgagttctcgaaggtgatggcaagatcgtttcttggtccagcagttcccgggatgtacagcaactccgtcttgctggggttgagtttgaggtggtgagccgccatccaagacgagacgtcggcgaggcatgctgagatacgggtggagacctgtgtgtcagacggtgggaaagagagcatgagttgagtgtcgtcggcgtagcagtggtaagagaatccatgggaggagatcactttaccaagagagtgggtgtatagtgagaaaagaagaggaccaaggactgagccttgtggaacgccagtggagagactataaggagcggacgtgtcgccctgccacgttacctggtatgagcgtccctgcaggtatgatgcgaaccattgccatgcagagccggtaattccaagaccggcaaggatagacaggaggatcttgtggtccactgtgtcaaaagctgcggagaggtcaagaaggatcagaaccgaggacagtctggcagctttagctgcatggagcttctctgtaactgcaatgagagcagtttcagtagagtgtgcagctttgaagccagactggtgggggtcctgaagattgttcagagtgagaaagagagac
It includes:
- the LOC140557823 gene encoding uncharacterized protein — protein: MRVREEEEDEDKMRKTDPHQSGFKAAHSTETALIAVTEKLHAAKAARLSSVLILLDLSAAFDTVDHKILLSILAGLGITGSAWQWFASYLQGRSYQVSTRISACLADVSSWMAAHHLKLNPSKTELLYIPGTAGPRNDLAITFENSLVTPSTEARSLGVVMDDQLSFSSHVANVTRSCRFLLYNIRRIRPFLSREATQVLVQSLVTSRLDYCNSLLAGLPLRTIRPLQLIQNAAARVVFNVPKFSHVTPLLRSLHWLPVAARIRFKTLTLAYKAKNGPAPPYLMAMVKSRSAPRALRASSSKALSAR